A region from the Coturnix japonica isolate 7356 chromosome 28, Coturnix japonica 2.1, whole genome shotgun sequence genome encodes:
- the LOC107325575 gene encoding potassium voltage-gated channel subfamily V member 2-like — MGQPGRRRASLSASLRAGARRGCCTPEEEELHIPFAQESLVKQWSSMQNVADRSQEDSKVPVRRNKYFLNLNVGGKLFHIACRVVARYPVTRLGKLATCTDPTKKLKLCDDYSVQKNEYFFDRDPSIFHYIFHFYRSGVLWIMDEMCPSNFVEEIEYWGIHLKYSQRCCRILFEEKQDELSEYLKIQKELEAELEPTDSAEQFEGKCLGRFRRAIWNLIENPYSSVPAKIIAVMSSFFVLISIVGMTLSTVEEMKHKTGKKWMEQMEMICAIFFTSEYLMRLISSSSFKNFLRAALNAIDLVAILPFYIQILFENLDEGETLYHEELHKVENVSKLGKVLKLIKLMRIFRILKLARHSTGLRAFGFTMRQCYQQVCCLFLFIAMGVFTFSALMHSVEHDVPGTNFTSIPYAWWWAAVSLSTVGYGDTVPDTVLGRIVAFGCISFGIILNGMPISILYNKFSDYYAKLKAHENESSLSLKLSRRLRLKQRVLRRLSECCRSDPHGHH, encoded by the exons ATGGGGCAGCCGGGGAGGCGGCGAGCGAGTCTGTCTGCCAGCCTGAGGGCTGGGGCACGGCGGGGCTGCTGCACAccagaggaagaggagctgcACATCCCATTTGCACAGGAGAGCCTGGTGAAGCAATGGAGCTCCATGCAGAACGTGGCAGACCGGAGCCAGGAGGACAGCAAGGTCCCCGTTCGAAGGAACAAGTACTTCCTCAATCTTAATGTGGGTGGCAAGTTGTTCCACATCGCCTGCAGGGTGGTGGCCCGGTACCCCGTCACCAGGCTGGGGAAGTTGGCCACCTGCACCGACCCCACGAAGAAGCTGAAGCTCTGCGACGACTACTCGGTGCAGAAGAACGAATACTTCTTCGACAGAGACCCTTCCATCTTCCACTACATCTTCCACTTCTACCGCAGCGGGGTGCTGTGGATCATGGACGAGATGTGCCCCAGTAACTTCGTGGAGGAAATCGAGTACTGGGGGATCCACCTGAAGTACTCCCAGCGCTGCTGCCGGATCCTGTTCGAGGAGAAGCAGGACGAGCTCAGCGAGTACCTGAAGAtccagaaggagctggaggcGGAGCTGGAGCCCACGGACTCGGCAGAGCAGTTTGAGGGCAAATGTTTGGGGAGGTTCCGCAGGGCGATCTGGAACCTCATTGAGAACCCGTATTCCTCCGTCCCGGCCAAGATCATCGCCgtcatgtccagcttctttGTGCTCATCTCCATCGTGGGCATGACGCTGAGCACGGTGGAGGAGATGAAGCATAAGACAGGGAAGAAGTGGATGGAGCAGATGGAGATGATCTGTGCCATCTTCTTCACCTCCGAGTACCTGATGCGGctcatctcctcctccagcttcaAGAACTTCCTGCGGGCAGCGCTCAACGCCATCGACCTGGTGGCCATCCTGCCCTTCTACATCCAGATCCTCTTTGAAAACCTGGATGAGGGAGAGACGCTGTACCACGAGGAGCTGCACAAAGTGGAGAACGTGAGCAAGCTGGGCAAAGTGCTCAAACTCATCAAGCTCATGCGGATCTTCCGCATCCTCAAGCTGGCCCGGCACTCCACAGGGCTCCGCGCCTTCGGCTTCACCATGAGGCAGTGCTACCAGCAGGTCTGCtgcctcttcctcttcatcGCCATGGGCGTCTTCACCTTCTCCGCTCTCATGCACTCAGTGGAGCACGACGTGCCGGGCACCAACTTCACCAGCATCCCCTACGCGTGGTGGTGGGCAGCG GTCAGCCTCTCCACTGTGGGCTATGGGGACACAGTGCCTGACACAGTGCTGGGCCGGATTGTGGCGTTCGGCTGCATCTCCTTTGGCATCATCCTCAATGGCATGCCCATCTCCATCCTCTACAACAAGTTTTCGGACTACTATGCCAAGCTGAAGGCACACGAGAATGAGAGCAGCCTCTCACTGAAGCTCTCCCGGCGGCTCCGTCTGAAGCAGCGCGTCCTGCGGCGGCTGTCGGAGTGCTGCCGCTCCGATCCCCACGGCCACCACTGA